In Fusarium pseudograminearum CS3096 chromosome 1, whole genome shotgun sequence, one genomic interval encodes:
- the CBL1 gene encoding CBL1 produces the protein MASPSPTESGKSANPLTRLDSEGHDLPPSPAPSSPRTGRKRYALATELVYTDSKDQYGASSVPIYQSATFKQTSASGGQQEYDYTRSGNPTRTHLERHIAKIMNAQRALAISSGMGALDVITRLLRPGDEVITGDDLYGGSHRLLTYLAANQGIVVHHVDTTTVDSVRARLSEKTAMVLLETPTNPLIKVVDIPSIARLAHDVNPKALVVVDNTMLSPMLFNPLDVGCDIVYESGTKYLSGHHDIMAGVIAVNDSQIGDKLFFVINSTGCGLSPNDSFLLMRGVKTLAIRMEKQQANAQAIAEFLESRGFRVRYPGLKSHPQYDLHWSMARGAGAVLSFETGDPSVSERIVEAARLWAISVSFGCVNSLISMPCQMSHASIDAKTRAERQMPEDIIRLCVGIEDPTDLIEDLSRALVQAGAVTVTMDGFHATGAAKELGETPLVFQ, from the exons ATGGCCTCCCCTTCACCCACCGAGTCTGGCAAGTCTGCCAACCCATTGACACGACTCGACAGCGAGGGACACGACCTTCCTCCGTCTCCTGCTCCATCGAGCCCGCGCACTGGTCGCAAGCGTTATGCCCTCGCCACCGAACTTGTATACACAGACAGCAAAGATCAATATGGCGCCTCCAGCGTTCCTATCTACCAGTCTGCCACCTTTAAGCAGACATCGGCCAGCGGTGGCCAGCAAGAATACGATTACACACGCTCAGGAAACCCTACCCGAACCCATCTTGAACGACACATTGCCAAGATTATGAACGCTCAGCGAGCATTGGCCATCAGCTCTGGAATGGGTGCTCTCGATGTCATTACTAGATTGCTTCGACCTGGCGACGAAGTCATCACCGGCGATGATCTTTACGGCGGCAGCCATCGTCTGCTTACTTACTTGGCCGCAAACCAAGGTATTGTCGTCCACCACGTCGATACCACGACTGTTGATAGCGTACGGGCACGCCTTTCGGAAAAGACCGCCATGGTTCTGCTTGAGACTCCTACCAATCCTTTGATTAAGGTCGTTGATATTCCTTCCATTGCTCGCCTGGCTCACGACGTCAACCCCAAGGCTCTGGTCGTCGTTGACAACACAATGCTCTCGCCCATGCTGTTCAACCCTCTGGATGTGGGCTGTGACATTGTGTACGAGTCAGGAACCAAGTACTTGTCCGGTCACCacgacatcatggctggtgttATTGCCGTAAACGACTCTCAGATTGGAGACAAGCTCTTCTTTGTTATCAACTCCACGGGATGTGGACTGTCTCCCAACGACTCATTCCTCCTCATGCGTGGTGTCAAGACCCTCGCCATCCGAATGGAGAAGCAACAAGCCAACGCCCAAGCCATTGCAGAGTTCCTTGAGTCTCGTGGCTTCCGTGTCCGTTACCCAGGCCTCAAGTCTCATCCTCAATACGATCTGCATTGGTCTATGGCTcgtggtgctggtgctgttCTCTCTTTCGAGACCGGCGACCCCTCTGTTTCTGAGCGTATCGTTGAGGCCGCCCGGCTATGGGCTATCAGCGTCAGCTTTGGCTGCGTGAACAGTTTGATCAGCATGCCTTGTCAAATGAGCCATGCCAGTATTGACGCCAAGACACGAGCAGAACGACAAATGCCCGAGGACATTATTCGACTGTGTGTTGGTATCGAAGACCCGACTGACTTGATTGAGGATCTTTCCCGCGCC TTGGTTCAAGCCGGtgctgtcactgtcactatGGATGGCTTCCACGCAACTGGAgctgccaaggagcttggagagACCCCCCTCGTTTTCCAATAA